In a single window of the Syntrophales bacterium genome:
- a CDS encoding response regulator encodes MNPSERENFPRKAVVIDDEEDLTIYFSSILEENGFSVRTANNAEDGERLIREDPPDLICLDLLMPGKTGINLFLRLRRQDGVFKNIPLIIITGIKEKINIDWKDIVSRFKVRVPDGFIEKPVTPQRLMRVVNNVLNDASKKEIQFG; translated from the coding sequence ATGAATCCATCGGAAAGGGAAAATTTCCCAAGAAAAGCAGTTGTCATTGATGATGAAGAAGATTTGACAATTTATTTCTCATCCATACTGGAAGAAAACGGTTTTTCTGTGCGAACTGCCAACAATGCTGAGGACGGAGAGAGGCTAATCAGGGAAGATCCCCCCGATTTGATTTGCCTCGACTTATTAATGCCTGGAAAGACGGGTATCAATTTGTTCCTCAGGTTACGACGACAGGATGGGGTATTTAAAAATATCCCCCTGATCATAATAACTGGTATCAAGGAAAAGATTAACATTGATTGGAAAGATATTGTTTCTCGGTTTAAGGTGCGTGTACCGGATGGATTTATCGAGAAACCTGTAACTCCACAACGTCTTATGCGTGTCGTCAATAATGTTCTCAACGACGCATCTAAGAAAGAAATTCAATTCGGATGA